One segment of Brassica napus cultivar Da-Ae chromosome C3, Da-Ae, whole genome shotgun sequence DNA contains the following:
- the LOC106443819 gene encoding putative lipid-binding protein AIR1, with protein MASRNSLAIFLALNILFFALTEAARSGCPPGPYKPKPTPTAPAIQTCPKDTVKLGVCVNALNLLNVTLGAPPVKPCCSLIAGLVDLEAAVCLCTALKASILGININLPINLSLLLNVCSRKAPRGFQCP; from the coding sequence ATGGCTAGTAGAAACTCTCTTGCCATTTTCCTTGCCTTGAACATACTCTTTTTCGCCCTAACTGAAGCCGCCCGCTCTGGTTGTCCACCAGGGCCATACAAACCCAAGCCTACCCCTACTGCTCCAGCAATCCAGACATGCCCAAAAGATACCGTAAAGCTTGGTGTTTGTGTGAACGCGCTTAACTTATTGAATGTCACATTAGGTGCTCCTCCAGTTAAGCCGTGTTGCAGCCTCATTGCCGGTTTGGTCGATCTAGAAGCTGCAGTTTGTCTTTGCACCGCGCTTAAAGCTAGCATTCTCGGCATCAACATTAACCTTCCAATCAACCTTAGCTTGCTTCTCAACGTTTGCAGCAGAAAGGCTCCTCGTGGCTTCCAATGCCCTTAA